A region of Anolis sagrei isolate rAnoSag1 chromosome 2, rAnoSag1.mat, whole genome shotgun sequence DNA encodes the following proteins:
- the PRRT3 gene encoding proline-rich transmembrane protein 3, producing MAAALDLILTLGLLLPALHLAFRLPTPESPAWDLPLNSAPGVPVLNSPSQEPLLSVLPAQLPSEPPSLETSSGEEEPSDESWRGDILALIPGTPVPLDVPAVSSSSFGKPPDTSGVSLAPHLDAQELPGVDNFTLSKVDSSSVQREPENIDFITVESSPDEEENGSSLTSPGIEATSMNITVPASLPPLSTIQASDTTASKEETKPSHHLEDFSITTTLSPVPTVSTIPLVSSLPTGSPHVKWLATEGTNLWSDTSKGQLESRVLEQELNGGKQTTVKYLASYRSTQVYDGTQGQDDLSTTPAAGYTQNPPGPWRETMPVASTPHGPQFTMALDGKGQRPASLPGGSQLPVPEEISPSPSTPSPAEDMTGTSQGPVFRQRSTHWSLSVDTTQPPGSWNVSEKERTHSHRSSSVTPGTKEAVDVAEPQRVRGAVNPRAPVTYFGSSTPGQSSSVARNGPGTRQPDAAETHPPVKNTTKSARIQATPRRGVIRVTTQRVLQHPQLSRPEPSMPTLLPISNPPCPRQGGACSQLLPNQTLLHWGDLERTLSFAWVLHVYGSGALFLLLSLLSLACLGGSLALRVPHLRYVLAASTLLLLFGLLRATFFLGDPYGSRGWLPIRAVRVLYTAPFPLLLTTFAVLLLRFFCQAHLEILPPKWQSLPVLVVMGLIQSAVLLAADLFSPPLHAAVPVGLHTLSCIAGICLLPATVFVYRQLQHTVAVEGTPQPGVWSAAWVLLACSGLALPCCGLQFYGVLWQAELLGQLDLFSWGWWFVQFWFRIGELVLSFALVFLAWQALCQRYGSTEHSCWAKLMRYFCTYHKAEVPEYPNNCYDWTGGVLEKVPNNDISKNLIRNPPSSGRVWALKDSNELRAATRQGSSPSPVHPVYSPKCPNAAAATMGRSYTSICFERDSILSLAELEFRPPSPINLSRSIDEALFREHLVRDSIFLRSSLHFPSRLARQDSCSSLRGDCSTSHTAQPLLARPRRSSDPDCLYSLARASSMGELTTHSRGLVSEPPTDTSFDSFSRTSFSRASLKISWNPWRHGMSSPESLPPEELPSQAQLLPDDVPPAPSDSAPNSEREARKSFLALSKQVDSRSLSSETIEL from the exons ATGGCTGCTGCCCTGGACCTGATCCTCACCTTGGGATTGCTCCTGCCAGCCTTGCACCTAGCCTTCCGGCTTCCTACCCCAGAGAGCCCCGCCTGGGACCTTCCTTTGAATTCAGCTCCTGGAGTGCCTGTTCTCAATAGCCCATCTCAAGAGCCTCTCCTAAGTGTACTGCCAGCCCAGCTCCCTTCCGAACCTCCTTCTCTTGAGACCTCCAGTGGAGAGGAGGAGCCAAGCGATGAGAGCTGGAGAGGGGATATTCTTGCTCTCATCCCTGGGACTCCTGTGCCCTTAGACGTTCCTGCAGTGTCCAGTTCTAGCTTTGGGAAACCACCTGATACTTCTGGAGTTAGCTTAGCCCCCCATCTTGATGCACAGGAGCTTCCTGGAGTGGATAACTTCACTCTGTCAAAAGTAGACTCTTCCAGTGTTCAAAGAGAGCCTGAGAATATTGACTTCATAACTGTGGAATCAAGTCCAGATGAAGAAGAGAATGGTTCCTCTTTGACTAGTCCTGGCATCGAAGCCACAAGTATGAACATCACTGTACCAGCCTCCTTACCTCCCTTGTCCACAATACAGGCCTCAGACACAACTGCTTCCAAGGAAGAGACCAAGCCTAGTCACCACCTGGAAGATTTCTCCATTACGACCACACTAAGCCCTGTGCCCACTGTGTCCACCATCCCTTTGGTATCATCATTACCCACTGGCAGTCCCCATGTCAAATGGCTGGCAACGGAGGGTACCAATCTTTGGAGTGATACTTCCAAGGGCCAATTGGAAAGCAGGGTCCTAGAACAGGAACTGAACGGGGGGAAACAAACTACAGTCAAATACTTAGCTTCATACAGGAGCACACAGGTCTATGATGGCACGCAGGGACAAGACGACCTCTCGACCACTCCAGCCGCTGGATATACCCAGAATCCCCCTGGACCATGGAGGGAAACCATGCCTGTTGCATCCACTCCCCACGGGCCACAGTTCACCATGGCACTGGATGGGAAGGGTCAACGTCCAGCCTCTCTCCCAGGAGGCTCCCAACTACCAGTCCCAGAGGAAATTTCCCCAAGCCCTTCCACTCCTTCCCCAGCAGAAGACATGACAGGGACCAGCCAAGGACCAGTTTTCCGTCAAAGAAGCACACACTGGAGTCTGAGTGTGGACACAACACAACCCCCTGGATCTTGGAATGTGTCAGAAAAGGAAAGGACTCACTCCCATCGTAGCAGCTCTGTCACTCCAG gaACCAAGGAAGCAGTTGATGTGGCAGAGCCTCAGCGTGTTCGGGGAGCTGTGAATCCCAGGGCGCCGGTGACGTATTTTGGATCCTCTACTCCTGGACAGAGCAGCTCAGTGGCGAGGAATGGCCCAGGAACCAGGCAGCCAG ATGCAGCCGAAACTCACCCTCCTGTGAAAAACACCACCAAATCTGCTCGAATCCAGGCTACTCCCCGCCGTGGCGTCATCCGAGTAACCACCCAACGGGTCCTGCAACACCCACAGCTAAGCAGGCCGGAGCCAAGCATGCCAACCCTGCTGCCTATCTCGAACCCCCCCTGCCCACGCCAAGGTGGTGCCTGCAGCCAGCTGTTGCCCAACCAGACCCTGCTACACTGGGGAGATCTTGAGCGCACATTGAGCTTTGCCTGGGTGCTGCATGTCTATGGCTCTGGAGCACTATTCCTCCTGCTTAGCTTGCTGAGCTTGGCCTGTCTGGGAGGTTCTCTTGCTTTACGGGTGCCCCACCTCCGATACGTCCTAGCGGCCAGCACTCTGCTGTTATTGTTTGGGCTGTTGCGTGCCACGTTTTTTCTGGGCGATCCTTATGGCTCCCGTGGTTGGCTTCCCATTCGGGCAGTGCGAGTCCTGTACACGGCACCTTTCCCCCTGCTGCTGACCACCTTCGCTGTGCTTCTGCTGCGCTTCTTCTGCCAGGCCCACTTAGAGATCTTGCCCCCAAAGTGGCAAAGCCTGCCTGTGTTGGTTGTCATGGGGCTCATCCAGAGTGCTGTTCTCTTGGCGGCCGACTTATTTTCACCTCCTCTGCACGCggctgtgccagtaggactgcacACACTTTCCTGCATAGCTGGCATCTGCCTCCTGCCAGCCACTGTGTTTGTGTACCGGCAACTACAGCACACCGTGGCAGTCGAGGGCACTCCTCAACCAGGCGTATGGAGTGCGGCATGGGTTCTGCTGGCATGCAGTGGACTGGCGCTGCCATGCTGTGGACTACAATTCTATGGTGTGCTGTGGCAGGCAGAGCTCTTGGGCCAGCTGGACCTTTTCTCCTGGGGTTGGTGGTTTGTGCAGTTCTGGTTCCGGATTGGGGAGTTGGTGCTCTCGTTTGCCCTAGTTTTCCTAGCCTGGCAGGCTCTTTGTCAGCGTTACGGATCTACCGAACACTCCTGCTGGGCCAAGCTCATGCGCTACTTCTGTACCTACCACAAGGCTGAGGTGCCAGAGTATCCTAACAATTGTTACGACTGGACTGGCGGTGTCCTGGAGAAAGTGCCCAACAATGACATCAGCAAGAACCTGATCCGAAATCCCCCCAGCAGCGGGCGCGTGTGGGCACTCAAGGACAGCAATGAGTTACGGGCTGCCACTAGGCAGGGTTCCAGCCCATCCCCGGTGCACCCCGTCTACAGCCCCAAATGCCCCAACGCTGCTGCTGCTACCATGGGCCGCTCCTACACCAGCATCTGCTTCGAGAGGGATTCCATTCTTTCCTTGGCAGAACTTGAATTCCGGCCTCCCTCTCCCATCAACCTCAGCCGTAGCATTGACGAAGCACTTTTCCGTGAGCATTTGGTTCGCGACTCCATCTTCCTGCGCTCAAGTCTCCATTTCCCCTCCCGCTTGGCACGCCAGGACTCTTGCTCTTCGCTACGCGGTGACTGTTCAACGTCCCACACCGCTCAGCCTCTGCTTGCCCGGCCACGCCGCAGCAGTGACCCAGACTGCCTGTATAGTTTAGCCCGAGCCAGCTCAATGGGGGAACTCACCACGCACAGCCGGGGCCTGGTCAGCGAGCCGCCGACAGACACTTCCTTCGACAGCTTCTCCCGCACCTCCTTTTCCCGTGCCTCTCTCAAAATCAGTTGGAACCCCTGGCGCCATGGCATGTCCTCACCTGAGAGCCTGCCCCCTGAAGAGCTCCCCAGCCAGGCCCAGCTGCTGCCAGATGACGTCCCCCCTGCTCCATCCGACAGTGCCCCCAACTCCGAACGGGAGGCCCGGAAGAGCTTCTTGGCCTTGAGCAAGCAGGTGGATTCCCGTAGCCTCTCAAGTGAAACCATTGAATTGTGA